The proteins below are encoded in one region of Akkermansiaceae bacterium:
- a CDS encoding argininosuccinate synthase: MKIVVAYSGGLDTSVLLLWLKEKYNAEIIAYCADVGQGEELDGLEAKALRTGASKCYIGDLKEEFAADYIYPMFQANALYEGRYLLGTSIARPCISKGMVDVAIKEGADAIAHGATGKGNDQVRFELSVASLAPDIKVIAPWRDAEFRAQFPGRSEMIAYCEEHGIDVTASRKKPYSMDRNLLHISFEAGALEDTWHDATGEADRDMYVLSVSPEDAPDTPEYVQFLFEKGNIIGLKYDGLDQVIAKLGDFKGEGEKDGYTLLSPYGVMRVLNFLGGKHGIGRIDIVENRFVGMKSRGVYETPGGTIILAAHRDLETLTVDREAQAVRDGLITKYSQLVYNGFWFAPEREAIQALVTSTQQTVSGEVRLKLYKGNCMQAGRRSPYSLYSEAIATMEGGEEEAYNQDDATGFIALNALRLKASARQGA, translated from the coding sequence ATGAAAATCGTCGTCGCATATTCCGGAGGTCTCGATACCTCAGTTCTTCTTCTCTGGCTCAAGGAAAAGTACAACGCAGAAATCATCGCCTACTGTGCCGACGTCGGCCAGGGCGAGGAGCTGGACGGCCTGGAGGCCAAGGCGCTGCGCACCGGTGCCAGCAAGTGCTACATCGGCGACCTCAAGGAGGAGTTCGCCGCCGACTACATCTACCCCATGTTCCAGGCCAACGCCCTTTACGAGGGTCGCTACCTGTTAGGAACCTCCATCGCGCGTCCGTGCATTTCCAAGGGCATGGTGGACGTCGCCATCAAAGAGGGTGCCGACGCCATCGCCCACGGTGCCACCGGCAAGGGCAACGACCAGGTGCGCTTCGAGCTCTCCGTCGCCTCGCTCGCTCCCGACATCAAGGTGATCGCGCCGTGGCGCGACGCCGAGTTCCGCGCCCAGTTCCCCGGGCGGTCGGAAATGATCGCCTACTGCGAGGAGCACGGTATCGATGTGACCGCCTCGCGCAAAAAACCCTACTCGATGGACCGCAACCTGCTGCACATTTCCTTCGAGGCCGGCGCGCTTGAGGACACCTGGCACGACGCCACCGGCGAGGCCGACCGCGACATGTATGTGCTCTCCGTCTCCCCCGAGGATGCACCGGACACCCCCGAGTATGTGCAGTTCCTGTTCGAAAAAGGTAACATCATCGGACTCAAATACGACGGTCTCGACCAGGTGATCGCCAAGCTCGGCGACTTCAAGGGCGAGGGTGAAAAAGACGGTTACACCCTGCTCAGCCCGTACGGCGTGATGCGGGTGCTGAATTTCCTCGGTGGCAAACACGGCATCGGTCGTATCGATATTGTTGAGAACCGCTTCGTCGGTATGAAGTCGCGCGGTGTGTATGAAACCCCCGGCGGCACCATCATCCTCGCCGCCCACCGCGACCTGGAAACCCTGACGGTTGACCGCGAGGCCCAGGCGGTGCGCGACGGACTCATCACCAAGTACTCCCAGCTCGTTTACAACGGCTTCTGGTTTGCGCCCGAGCGCGAGGCGATCCAGGCGCTGGTCACCTCCACCCAACAAACGGTCTCCGGCGAGGTCCGGCTCAAGCTCTACAAAGGCAACTGCATGCAGGCGGGCCGCCGCTCGCCCTACTCGCTCTACTCCGAGGCCATCGCCACCATGGAGGGAGGTGAGGAGGAAGCCTACAACCAGGACGACGCCACCGGTTTCATCGCCCTCAACGCCCTGCGCCTCAAGGCCAGCGCCCGGCAGGGCGCGTAA
- a CDS encoding efflux RND transporter periplasmic adaptor subunit, with amino-acid sequence MKLPANTRRVLLIVAILLPLAALFIFTAFRSGPLAPVDVTVAGVENRAISPALSGIGTVEARYRFKIGPTRNGRLATLGVDIGDTVKKGQLLGTMDPVDLGELIASQQSKVAALESHVAMARSQVAEAEAQQDYAASKARRNAVLLKTRATSREDYESAVRNQLAAQSSLETARSAVRAASGDLAAARAALNAVVRQKEELTLLAPVDGLVVERRIEPGSTAVGGETVLEMIDPGSLWIELRVNQLESAGLRAGLPARVTLRSRPGESLAGRVLRVEPLADAVTEELLAKVVFTTPPASLPPLGELVEVDIDLPAGPATPVVPAAAIHLQDGRAGVWIADENKPRFAPIRTGRRSANGMIQVLDGLQAGEAKVIVHSARAISRHTRLHITESLTP; translated from the coding sequence ATGAAACTTCCAGCCAACACCCGCCGCGTCCTGTTGATCGTCGCCATTCTGCTGCCGCTGGCCGCGCTTTTCATCTTCACCGCCTTCCGCTCGGGCCCGCTGGCACCGGTGGACGTGACGGTCGCCGGGGTTGAAAACAGGGCGATCTCCCCCGCCCTCTCCGGTATTGGCACCGTCGAGGCGCGTTACCGTTTTAAGATCGGCCCCACCCGCAACGGACGTCTCGCCACCCTCGGGGTTGACATCGGGGATACGGTTAAAAAAGGCCAGTTACTCGGCACGATGGACCCCGTTGACCTGGGCGAGTTGATCGCGTCGCAGCAGAGCAAGGTTGCGGCCCTTGAGTCCCATGTTGCCATGGCCCGCTCACAGGTCGCGGAAGCCGAGGCCCAGCAGGACTATGCCGCCAGCAAGGCGCGGCGCAACGCGGTGTTGCTGAAAACCCGGGCCACCAGCCGGGAGGACTACGAGTCCGCCGTCCGCAACCAACTCGCGGCGCAATCGTCCCTCGAAACCGCCCGCTCCGCCGTCAGGGCGGCCAGCGGCGACCTGGCCGCCGCCCGCGCCGCGCTCAACGCCGTGGTCCGCCAGAAGGAGGAACTCACCCTGCTTGCGCCGGTCGATGGCCTGGTGGTCGAACGCCGGATCGAACCCGGCAGCACCGCGGTGGGCGGCGAGACGGTTCTGGAAATGATCGACCCCGGCTCGCTCTGGATCGAGCTGCGTGTCAACCAGCTCGAGTCCGCCGGCCTGCGCGCCGGTCTGCCCGCCCGCGTCACCCTGCGCTCGCGCCCCGGCGAATCGCTCGCGGGCCGCGTGCTGCGCGTTGAGCCGCTTGCCGACGCGGTCACCGAGGAACTGCTCGCCAAGGTCGTTTTTACAACACCACCGGCGAGCCTGCCGCCGCTTGGGGAGCTGGTGGAGGTGGACATCGATCTACCCGCCGGGCCCGCCACGCCCGTGGTTCCCGCCGCCGCCATCCACCTCCAGGACGGGCGCGCCGGTGTCTGGATTGCCGATGAAAACAAACCGCGTTTCGCACCCATCCGCACCGGCCGCCGCTCCGCCAACGGCATGATCCAGGTGCTCGACGGACTGCAAGCCGGTGAGGCCAAAGTCATTGTCCACAGTGCCCGTGCCATTTCCCGCCACACCCGTCTGCACATCACCGAGAGCCTAACGCCATGA
- a CDS encoding anion permease, whose protein sequence is MSHEIIIIFVLLLAIVVLFAAERLPVDVITLLALCVLTGTRILTPAEAFAGFSNEVIIMLGAIFVLGGALQHTGVLHFGAALLLRLAGSNARRLTAYLMAASASVSGFMNNTTVAAVFVPPVSSLAQCSGISASKLLMPLAFASIIGGTCTLIGTSTNIAVSGYIARAGLEPLGMFEILPVGLVLLVAGIAFMVTLGNRMLPTHANDAVNDAAELRNYFTEVSVLPSSPLVGERAFDWELSLVGFRLVQIIRGGESLAIDPHTVIRAGDGLIIEGDAERLRQVSKIEGLVFKSKVDPEEIESDYPGADLLVVEAIVLPGGELTGATLKEVQFRQRYGASVLAVNRGGQPILESLATERLRQADVLLLHGPAERIEELRRPGAHLRLLGDDAAPMSPATDSRRGWAVLAIFAVAVACGGCGLLPMSVAFLCGAVLVILSGCIPAEKAREFIDWRLLILVGGMTAFGTAMEKTGAAELLASWVTGALSPYGVSAVLAGFLLLTIVLTQPMSNAAAALVVLPVAMASAAELGADPRTFAIGVMLAASISFIAPLEPACLLVYGAGKYRTLDFIKIGGLLTLLLVVIVLLMLPLLWPLYP, encoded by the coding sequence ATGTCGCACGAGATTATTATTATCTTTGTCTTGCTGCTTGCCATCGTGGTGCTGTTTGCGGCGGAAAGGCTGCCGGTGGATGTCATTACGCTGCTGGCGCTGTGTGTTCTAACAGGAACACGTATTCTGACTCCGGCCGAGGCGTTTGCCGGTTTCAGCAATGAGGTGATCATCATGCTGGGCGCCATTTTTGTACTCGGGGGAGCCTTGCAACACACCGGGGTGCTGCACTTCGGGGCGGCACTACTATTGCGTCTAGCAGGCAGCAACGCGCGGCGACTCACCGCCTACCTGATGGCGGCTTCGGCTTCGGTGTCCGGTTTCATGAACAATACCACGGTGGCAGCCGTTTTTGTCCCCCCGGTTTCCAGCCTCGCGCAGTGCTCCGGTATCAGTGCTTCGAAGTTACTCATGCCGCTGGCCTTCGCCTCGATCATCGGCGGCACCTGCACCCTGATAGGCACCTCCACCAATATTGCCGTCAGCGGCTACATCGCGCGCGCGGGGCTCGAGCCCCTGGGGATGTTCGAAATCCTGCCCGTCGGGCTGGTGCTGCTGGTGGCGGGTATCGCTTTTATGGTGACGCTCGGCAATAGAATGCTTCCGACGCATGCCAATGACGCGGTCAACGATGCCGCCGAACTCCGCAACTACTTCACCGAGGTCAGCGTGTTGCCGAGTTCGCCGCTGGTCGGCGAGCGCGCCTTCGACTGGGAGCTCTCCCTGGTTGGTTTCAGGTTGGTTCAGATCATACGTGGCGGTGAGTCACTGGCGATCGACCCCCATACGGTGATCCGGGCGGGCGACGGGTTGATCATCGAGGGCGATGCCGAGCGACTGCGCCAGGTTTCCAAAATCGAGGGTCTGGTGTTCAAATCAAAAGTTGACCCTGAGGAAATCGAGTCCGACTACCCGGGCGCCGACCTGCTTGTGGTCGAAGCCATCGTGCTGCCGGGTGGTGAGCTGACCGGGGCGACACTCAAGGAGGTGCAGTTCCGCCAACGTTACGGGGCGAGTGTGCTGGCGGTCAACCGGGGCGGCCAGCCGATACTTGAAAGTCTCGCCACCGAACGCCTGCGCCAGGCGGACGTGCTGCTGCTGCACGGCCCCGCAGAGCGGATCGAGGAGCTGCGGCGGCCCGGTGCCCACCTTCGTCTGCTAGGCGATGATGCCGCCCCCATGTCGCCCGCCACGGACAGCCGACGCGGCTGGGCGGTGCTGGCGATTTTTGCGGTGGCGGTCGCCTGCGGTGGCTGTGGCCTGCTGCCGATGTCGGTGGCATTCCTGTGCGGCGCCGTGCTGGTGATTCTTTCAGGCTGTATTCCTGCCGAAAAGGCACGTGAGTTCATCGACTGGCGTCTGCTGATCCTCGTCGGAGGTATGACTGCGTTCGGGACCGCGATGGAGAAGACCGGTGCTGCGGAGCTGCTGGCCTCGTGGGTGACCGGTGCGCTCTCCCCCTACGGGGTCTCCGCGGTGCTGGCGGGTTTTCTACTGCTCACCATTGTCTTGACGCAGCCGATGTCAAACGCGGCGGCGGCACTCGTTGTGCTGCCGGTGGCGATGGCGTCGGCCGCCGAGTTGGGGGCGGACCCGCGCACCTTTGCCATCGGTGTGATGTTGGCCGCATCCATTTCCTTCATTGCCCCCCTTGAGCCGGCGTGTTTGCTGGTCTATGGTGCCGGCAAATACCGTACGCTCGACTTCATTAAAATCGGTGGCTTGCTGACCTTGCTGCTGGTGGTGATTGTCCTGCTCATGCTGCCGCTCCTCTGGCCCCTCTACCCATGA
- a CDS encoding globin — protein sequence MNEEVIYTILGEAGFTKLVAAFYKRVKTDDLIAPMYPEQDFAGAEERLRDFLLFRFGNDPRYQAKRGHPRLRMRHAPFPIGDAEAERWLELMDAAMEETKVPKSIQMDLRTFFTMVAHNMKNQ from the coding sequence ATGAACGAAGAAGTAATCTACACCATTCTCGGCGAGGCGGGATTTACCAAGCTGGTGGCCGCGTTTTACAAGCGGGTGAAGACGGACGACCTGATCGCGCCGATGTACCCCGAGCAGGACTTTGCCGGGGCGGAGGAGCGGTTGCGTGATTTCCTGCTGTTTCGTTTTGGAAATGATCCACGTTATCAGGCGAAGCGGGGGCACCCGAGGCTGCGGATGCGCCACGCCCCTTTTCCCATCGGCGACGCCGAGGCCGAACGCTGGCTGGAGCTGATGGATGCTGCGATGGAGGAAACCAAGGTGCCGAAGTCGATCCAGATGGACCTGCGCACCTTTTTCACCATGGTGGCGCACAACATGAAAAACCAGTAG
- a CDS encoding TetR/AcrR family transcriptional regulator gives MPRKPKTATRVRRSTEERQHDTISAVIELAATDAPERLTTARIARHMGLSDAILFRHFPSKAAVWAAVMKWVTGTLEARFGKAELGADSALEVLERLFHRHIDFAHAHPGVPRLLFSELQRPDDTAAKRITREFLARHATRVRRWLEKGRASGEFRSDLDADAASTLFIGCIQGLVVQTLLSGDPDQLQRSAPGTFDLFRHSIISPS, from the coding sequence ATGCCGAGAAAGCCGAAAACAGCCACCCGTGTCCGCCGCTCGACCGAGGAACGCCAGCACGACACCATTTCCGCGGTGATCGAGCTTGCCGCCACGGATGCCCCGGAACGCCTGACCACCGCGCGCATTGCCCGCCACATGGGGCTCAGCGACGCGATCCTGTTCCGCCACTTCCCCAGCAAGGCCGCCGTCTGGGCAGCGGTCATGAAATGGGTGACCGGCACCCTGGAAGCGCGTTTCGGAAAAGCCGAGCTTGGGGCGGACTCGGCGCTTGAGGTTCTCGAGCGGCTCTTTCACCGCCACATCGACTTCGCGCACGCCCACCCCGGCGTGCCGCGACTGCTTTTCTCCGAGCTGCAGCGTCCGGACGACACCGCGGCCAAGCGTATCACACGCGAGTTTCTCGCCCGTCACGCCACCCGCGTCCGCCGCTGGCTTGAAAAGGGTCGGGCATCCGGCGAGTTCCGGTCCGACCTCGATGCCGACGCGGCGTCCACGCTCTTCATCGGCTGCATCCAGGGTTTGGTCGTGCAGACGCTGCTCAGCGGCGACCCCGACCAGTTGCAGCGCTCCGCGCCCGGCACCTTTGACCTTTTCCGCCACAGCATCATCTCCCCGTCATGA
- a CDS encoding ABC transporter permease, producing MINLAGRDILHAWKKFFLTGAGLGLLIGVTLSMAGIYRGMVDDARALLDNSGADLWVVQQGTLGPYAEPSSIPDDLYRDLSGFSGVERAANVTYLTMQVRHGESDVRSMVVGTVAGGPGEPGQAPRLVAGRPIVRNHYEAVADLASGFRLGDRIRIRRHLFTVVGLTRRMVSSSGDPMIFIPLRDAQEAQFLKDNEAIHQQRARTLTNPAFNPPQNPGFADAVIASQTTNSQVNAVLIRLAPGVDADATAAAIRRWKRLQVYTRAEMEKILIGKLIATSARQIGLFLVILSIVSAAIVAFIIYTMTMAKIREIAVLKLIGTRNRTIAAMILQQALGLGLIGFAVGKIIATAWAPYFPKYVLLLPGDTIRGFVAVVVICTLASLLAIRIALKVDPAEAIG from the coding sequence ATGATCAATCTCGCCGGTCGCGACATCCTGCACGCCTGGAAAAAATTCTTCCTCACCGGCGCCGGGCTCGGCCTGCTGATCGGGGTGACCCTGAGTATGGCCGGCATCTACCGCGGCATGGTGGATGACGCCCGCGCCTTGTTAGACAACAGCGGCGCCGACCTCTGGGTGGTGCAGCAGGGCACCCTCGGCCCCTACGCCGAGCCCTCCAGCATCCCCGACGACCTCTACCGCGACCTCAGCGGTTTTTCCGGTGTCGAGCGCGCCGCCAACGTCACCTACCTCACCATGCAGGTCCGCCACGGCGAAAGCGACGTCCGCTCCATGGTTGTCGGCACCGTGGCGGGGGGGCCCGGCGAACCCGGCCAGGCGCCGCGACTGGTGGCCGGCCGCCCCATCGTCCGCAACCACTACGAAGCCGTCGCCGACCTCGCCAGTGGGTTTCGGCTCGGCGACCGGATCCGCATCCGCCGCCACCTGTTCACCGTCGTGGGCCTGACCCGCCGCATGGTTTCCTCCAGTGGCGACCCGATGATTTTCATCCCCCTACGCGACGCCCAGGAAGCCCAGTTTCTCAAAGACAACGAAGCCATCCACCAGCAGCGCGCCCGCACCCTAACAAACCCCGCGTTCAACCCGCCACAGAACCCCGGATTCGCCGATGCCGTCATCGCCTCGCAAACCACCAACTCCCAGGTCAACGCCGTGCTCATCCGGCTCGCCCCCGGTGTTGACGCCGACGCCACCGCCGCCGCCATCCGGCGCTGGAAACGGCTGCAAGTTTACACCCGGGCCGAAATGGAAAAAATCCTCATCGGCAAGCTCATCGCCACCTCCGCCCGCCAGATCGGGCTGTTCCTCGTGATTCTCTCCATCGTCAGCGCCGCCATCGTCGCCTTCATCATCTACACCATGACGATGGCAAAAATCCGCGAGATCGCCGTGCTCAAACTCATCGGCACCCGCAACCGCACCATCGCCGCGATGATTCTCCAGCAAGCCCTCGGCCTCGGCCTGATCGGTTTTGCCGTCGGCAAAATCATCGCCACCGCCTGGGCACCCTATTTCCCGAAATACGTGCTCCTGCTCCCCGGCGACACCATCCGCGGCTTTGTCGCCGTCGTTGTCATCTGCACCCTCGCCAGCCTGCTCGCCATCCGTATCGCGTTAAAGGTCGATCCGGCGGAAGCTATCGGTTAG
- a CDS encoding ABC transporter ATP-binding protein, which yields MKTYGITIENLRKRYGEGPTAVDALKGVDMHVSPGEVVGLIGPSGSGKSTLLKALGAVIEPSGGRMTLGERVIYDDGWKVRDLRALRRDLIGFVFQAPHLIPFLDVVDNVALLPMLAGVSKRDARQRALELFDTLDIAHRATAMPAQLSGGEQQRVAIARALVNHPPVILADEPTAPLDSERAIAVITTLNDMARQFNTAVIVVTHDEKIIPTFRRIYQIRDGRTEEQEGEGRLPTGA from the coding sequence ATGAAAACCTACGGCATCACCATTGAAAATCTCCGCAAGCGCTACGGCGAGGGGCCGACCGCGGTCGATGCGCTCAAGGGTGTGGACATGCATGTCTCCCCCGGCGAGGTTGTCGGGCTCATCGGGCCGTCGGGCTCCGGGAAAAGCACCCTGCTCAAGGCGCTCGGTGCCGTCATCGAGCCTAGCGGCGGACGGATGACCCTGGGCGAGCGCGTCATTTACGACGACGGCTGGAAAGTCCGCGATCTTCGCGCCCTGCGCCGAGATCTGATAGGTTTTGTGTTCCAGGCGCCGCACCTCATTCCTTTTCTCGATGTGGTCGACAACGTCGCCCTGCTGCCGATGCTCGCCGGGGTTTCAAAACGCGATGCCCGCCAACGCGCGCTGGAGCTCTTCGACACCCTGGACATCGCCCACCGCGCCACCGCCATGCCCGCGCAGCTCTCCGGCGGCGAGCAACAACGCGTCGCCATCGCCCGCGCCCTGGTCAACCACCCGCCCGTCATTCTCGCCGACGAACCCACGGCACCACTCGACAGCGAACGCGCCATCGCCGTGATCACCACCCTCAACGACATGGCGCGCCAATTCAACACCGCCGTCATCGTCGTCACCCACGACGAGAAAATCATCCCCACCTTCCGCCGCATCTATCAGATCCGCGACGGACGCACCGAGGAACAGGAGGGCGAAGGCCGCCTACCCACCGGTGCATGA
- the leuA gene encoding 2-isopropylmalate synthase, with protein MKTESIQKYRAFPAVDLPDRQWPNRTITQAPIWTSVDLRDGNQALPVPMSVEEKLEFFQLLCRIGFKEIEIGFPSASDTEFNFCRRLIEENLIPDDVTIQLLVQTREHLIRRSFEAIKGARRVIVHIYNSTSPLQRRITFGNASREEIKQLAIEGAKLVKELAPTIPETEVILQYSPESFSDTELDFALECCNAVIDVWQPTPDHKMIINLPDTVQWTTPNVHADMIEWMCRHLNRRDSVSVSLHTHNDRGTGTAATELGLMAGADRVEGTLFGNGERTGNLDIANVALNMNQHGIETGLDFSDLPSIRAVYERVTRMTVAERHPYAGELVFTAFSGSHQDAIKKGLDRRNEETKKNPGTSWEVPYLTIDPQDIGRSYEAIIRINSQSGKGGVAYVLDREHGFDLPKTMHPTVGMSIYALADELGRELSPDEIHDAFFKMFVNLTEPMALLDYELDHHAGKKGEVACHADVAINGETKHISGLGNGPINAFVHALEQVDLKNFTLTDYRSHAVRGGSDADSAAYIQLRALDSQALVWGCGVDPSIEMAGLKALVSAANLLAAKQG; from the coding sequence ATGAAGACCGAAAGCATCCAGAAATACCGTGCGTTTCCCGCCGTTGATCTGCCCGATCGACAGTGGCCGAACCGTACTATCACCCAGGCTCCGATATGGACGAGCGTGGATTTGCGAGACGGGAACCAGGCCCTGCCTGTGCCGATGTCGGTTGAAGAAAAACTCGAGTTCTTTCAACTGCTCTGCCGCATCGGATTCAAGGAAATCGAGATCGGCTTCCCGTCTGCCTCTGATACCGAATTCAATTTTTGCCGCCGTCTGATCGAGGAGAACCTGATTCCTGACGACGTCACCATCCAGCTTCTGGTCCAGACGCGGGAGCATCTGATCCGCCGTTCTTTTGAGGCCATCAAGGGAGCCCGTCGCGTGATCGTGCACATTTATAACTCCACTTCACCACTGCAACGCCGGATCACCTTTGGCAATGCATCCCGTGAAGAGATCAAACAACTGGCTATCGAGGGGGCCAAGCTGGTCAAGGAGCTGGCACCGACGATTCCCGAAACAGAGGTAATCCTGCAATATTCGCCCGAGTCGTTTTCCGATACGGAGCTCGATTTTGCCCTCGAGTGCTGCAATGCCGTGATCGACGTCTGGCAGCCTACGCCCGACCATAAAATGATCATCAACCTGCCCGACACCGTGCAGTGGACGACACCTAACGTCCATGCAGACATGATCGAGTGGATGTGCCGTCATTTGAACCGGCGTGACTCGGTTTCCGTTTCCCTGCACACCCATAACGACCGTGGCACCGGCACCGCCGCCACTGAACTTGGCCTGATGGCCGGGGCGGACCGGGTGGAGGGCACCCTGTTTGGAAACGGCGAACGTACGGGTAATCTGGATATTGCCAACGTCGCACTGAACATGAACCAGCATGGCATCGAGACGGGACTCGATTTCTCCGACCTGCCATCGATCCGTGCCGTTTATGAGCGCGTGACCCGGATGACCGTCGCCGAGCGCCACCCCTACGCCGGCGAGCTGGTCTTCACCGCTTTTTCAGGCTCCCATCAGGACGCGATCAAGAAGGGGCTCGACCGGAGGAATGAGGAAACCAAAAAAAATCCCGGCACCTCCTGGGAGGTGCCCTACCTGACCATCGATCCCCAGGACATTGGCCGTTCGTACGAGGCGATCATCCGGATCAACTCGCAGTCAGGAAAAGGTGGGGTCGCCTACGTCCTGGATCGTGAACACGGCTTCGACCTTCCCAAGACGATGCACCCAACGGTCGGTATGAGCATCTACGCGCTGGCCGATGAATTGGGGCGTGAACTCTCACCCGATGAAATCCACGATGCGTTCTTCAAGATGTTTGTCAACCTCACCGAGCCCATGGCCTTGCTCGATTACGAGCTCGACCACCATGCGGGTAAAAAAGGTGAAGTGGCCTGCCACGCGGATGTTGCCATCAATGGGGAAACAAAACACATCAGCGGCCTGGGAAATGGTCCCATCAACGCCTTTGTGCATGCCCTTGAGCAGGTGGATCTGAAGAACTTCACCCTGACTGATTACCGCTCCCATGCGGTGCGGGGGGGATCGGATGCGGATTCCGCGGCTTATATCCAGTTGCGGGCTCTCGATAGCCAGGCGCTTGTCTGGGGTTGCGGGGTCGATCCGTCCATTGAGATGGCAGGCCTCAAGGCGCTGGTCTCCGCCGCCAACCTGCTCGCCGCCAAACAAGGATAA
- a CDS encoding L,D-transpeptidase: MNIKLLLTVSLAGFACLGLNSCSTTGGGGSMSALMAKYEAYDRPASLPSNPANVRVKVSTNNRMAYVMEGNRPLLIMPVTVGTASNPTPKGSFRIFNKTHYHRANTHGYAINGDRVIPCYLKNKPAGWQFKGTPMPYWCEFKGAYGFHTGWMKPFPASHGCLRMHKNVAPKFFRLVSNGTPVYIAHSLPEDATIGRDIPRPPDSTPLPNNPHKMMVTNEFFTQHKKPTYQ, from the coding sequence ATGAATATCAAGCTACTACTCACCGTGTCGTTGGCCGGCTTCGCCTGCCTTGGTCTGAACTCGTGCTCAACCACCGGAGGCGGCGGATCGATGTCGGCTTTGATGGCCAAGTATGAGGCGTATGACCGCCCCGCAAGCCTGCCCAGCAACCCGGCCAATGTCAGGGTCAAGGTATCAACCAACAACCGTATGGCCTACGTGATGGAGGGCAACCGCCCACTGCTGATCATGCCGGTGACGGTGGGCACAGCGTCAAACCCCACCCCGAAGGGAAGCTTTCGCATTTTCAACAAAACCCACTACCATCGCGCCAACACGCACGGTTATGCCATCAACGGGGATCGTGTGATCCCTTGCTATTTGAAAAACAAGCCGGCGGGGTGGCAGTTCAAGGGAACGCCGATGCCCTACTGGTGTGAATTCAAGGGGGCCTACGGATTCCACACGGGCTGGATGAAACCCTTCCCCGCCTCGCACGGCTGCCTGAGGATGCATAAAAACGTCGCGCCCAAGTTCTTCCGTCTGGTTAGCAACGGCACGCCGGTTTACATCGCACACAGTCTACCGGAGGACGCCACCATCGGCCGCGATATCCCGCGCCCTCCCGACTCCACCCCACTGCCGAACAACCCTCACAAGATGATGGTGACCAACGAGTTCTTTACCCAGCATAAAAAGCCGACGTATCAGTAG
- a CDS encoding site-2 protease family protein — MLRFTIFGIPVEVEPWFWVVMAFIGGGMTALSSSDPNAFMGVALFVLAGFVSVLVHELGHALTGWKLGGGTVWIRLVAFGGLAYQQGGRFDRRGRCAMILAGPGAGLLLAVVSVAVVFLVFPTAEALDRLSIYVHYTNVPHEIMVRFFPDNKPVYGFLNAMIWINIWWSVLNLLPVYPLDGGQFMDQFVKSKKAMHKISIITCVVVVFIMLSMKMTMGLIFFAYFAYINFKGYQESRY; from the coding sequence ATGTTGCGTTTTACGATTTTTGGAATCCCTGTCGAAGTCGAACCCTGGTTCTGGGTGGTGATGGCGTTTATCGGCGGAGGGATGACGGCGCTTTCCTCCAGCGACCCAAACGCCTTTATGGGGGTGGCTCTGTTTGTCCTCGCGGGATTTGTTTCGGTGCTTGTGCATGAACTCGGGCACGCGCTTACGGGTTGGAAACTTGGAGGCGGAACCGTGTGGATCAGGCTCGTGGCCTTCGGGGGGCTTGCCTATCAGCAGGGGGGAAGGTTTGATCGCCGCGGACGATGTGCCATGATCCTTGCCGGTCCGGGTGCAGGCTTGTTGTTGGCCGTCGTCAGCGTCGCCGTTGTGTTTCTTGTTTTTCCAACGGCAGAGGCCCTCGATCGGTTGAGTATCTACGTGCACTACACCAACGTGCCCCACGAAATCATGGTGCGGTTTTTCCCTGACAATAAACCCGTCTATGGATTTCTGAACGCGATGATCTGGATCAATATCTGGTGGTCCGTCTTGAACCTGCTGCCTGTTTATCCCTTGGATGGTGGCCAGTTCATGGACCAGTTTGTGAAATCCAAAAAAGCGATGCATAAAATCAGTATCATCACCTGTGTGGTCGTGGTATTCATCATGCTGTCCATGAAGATGACCATGGGGCTGATCTTTTTTGCCTATTTCGCCTACATCAACTTCAAGGGCTATCAAGAGTCACGCTATTAA